The Triticum aestivum cultivar Chinese Spring chromosome 7B, IWGSC CS RefSeq v2.1, whole genome shotgun sequence genome window below encodes:
- the LOC123161772 gene encoding two-component response regulator ORR24-like, giving the protein MAAMGGDERQRMEAPAGDKFPEGLHVLAVDDDSVCLKVLEVVLRCCKYNPTTVTDAKTALKMLRAGKAEFDLVITDVHMPGVDGFKLLELIHLEMDLPVIMLSVDCDKKAVMKGITHGACDYLVKPACTNELKNIWQHVERRRNFEAKTHINNNNNNNDDDDDRVQPRTAATSKDSDNKGNERYDSNENQEITHVSTTWKKPRVVWTIELQNKFLEAIDQIGLDKAVPKKILELMKVDYLTRDSIASHLHVYF; this is encoded by the exons ATGGCGGCTATGGGTGGGGATGAAAGGCAGAGGATGGAGGCTCCGGCAGGGGACAAGTTCCCGGAGGGGCTGCACGTGCTCGCTGTGGACGACGACAGCGTCTGCCTCAAGGTACTGGAGGTCGTTCTGCGTTGCTGCAAATACAACC CAACGACCGTGACGGACGCGAAGACAGCGTTGAAGATGCTAAGGGCGGGGAAGGCAGAGTTCGACCTGGTGATCACCGACGTGCACATGCCAGGCGTGGACGGCTTCAAGCTCCTTGAGCTCATCCACCTTGAGATGGATCTGCCCGTCATCA TGCTATCTGTGGATTGCGACAAGAAGGCTGTGATGAAGGGCATAACACATGGGGCGTGCGACTATTTGGTGAAGCCAGCGTGCACCAATGAGCTAAAAAATATATGGCAACATGTTGAAAGGAGGAGAAATTTTGAAGCAAAAACacacatcaacaacaacaacaacaacaatgatgatgatgatgatagagtGCAGCCAAGGACTGCTGCCACGAGCAAGGACTCAGATAATAAGGGCAATGAAAGATATGATTCTAACGAGAACCAAGAGATCACACACGTATCCACCACCTGGAAGAAGCCAAGGGTGGTATGGACAATTGAGCTTCAGAACAAATTTCTAGAAGCTATTGACCAGATCGGCCTAGACA AGGCCGTTCCAAAAAAGATATTGGAACTAATGAAAGTGGATTACCTCACCAGAGACAGTATCGCAAGTCATCTACATGTTTATTTTTGA